A section of the Pleuronectes platessa chromosome 7, fPlePla1.1, whole genome shotgun sequence genome encodes:
- the lrrc10 gene encoding leucine-rich repeat-containing protein 10 — translation MGNVMRGVIALIPSERCQRFLVGDLKEMPLDRTLDLSSRQLRRLPLAACVFGELVKLYLSDNNLSTLPDDMQGLRKLQLLALDFNCFEELPAAVCKLPQLSILYLGNNRLYYLPSELRVLKELNTLWLETNCFTVFPEVVCELSNLKTLHLGYNQIKSLPQELGRLEELRSIWLAGNQLTEFPSVLLEMHFLAVIDVDRNKIRRFPALSHMQGLKLVIYDHNPCANAPVVGEGVRRVGRWADCANEAQDEEVSKAASENTAAVVELQPEEEHNI, via the coding sequence ATGGGTAACGTCATGCGAGGTGTCATCGCCTTGATTCCGTCAGAGCGCTGTCAACGCTTCTTAGTGGGGGACCTGAAAGAGATGCCTCTCGATCGGACCCTGGACCTGAGCAGCCGGCAGCTGCGTCGCCTGCCTCTTGCTGCGTGTGTCTTTGGTGAGCTGGTGAAGCTCTACCTGAGCGACAACAACCTCAGCACTTTACCTGATGATATGCAGGGGCTGaggaagctgcagctgctggcccTCGACTTTAACTGCTTCGAAGAGCTGCCAGCAGCTGTCTGCAAACTGCCTCAGCTCAGCATCCTTTACCTAGGTAACAACAGGCTTTACTACCTCCCCAGTGAACTGAGAGTGCTCAAGGAACTCAATACTCTGTGGCTGGAGACTAACTGTTTCACTGTTTTTCCTGAGGTGGTTTGTGAGCTTTCTAATCTCAAGACCCTGCACCTCGGGTATAACCAGATAAAGAGTTTACCACAAGAACTTGGACGACTGGAAGAGCTAAGAAGCATCTGGCTTGCTGGGAACCAGCTGACAGAGTTCCCGTCAGTGTTGCTGGAAATGCACTTTCTAGCGGTCATTGATGTTGATCGGAACAAAATACGCCGCTTCCCAGCCCTGTCTCACATGCAGGGGTTGAAACTTGTCATTTACGACCACAACCCCTGTGCTAACGCCCCAGTGGTAGGCGAGGGAGTGAGGCGGGTGGGGCGCTGGGCTGATTGCGCAAATGAGGCGCAGGACGAAGAAGTGTCAAAGGCAGCCAGTGAGAACACAGCCGCGGTTGTGGAGCTACAACCGGAGGAGGAGCACAACATTTAG
- the LOC128444171 gene encoding seipin: protein MYEHKDPPQGQQSAGVGGGTSGQTGSRSRPVSSVPNSMGATMGPALSWLHDVGVGTLLKARRTLFQAAILFCVMGLLLWVSIFLYGSFYYSYMPTVSFSTPVHFSYSSGCDASRPGLCSFPMANISFMKNNKDQVMAFGQPYRVSLELEMPESPVNEHLGMFMVRMSSYAKSGQTVASVGRSTMLHYRSSLLQTLSTLLYAPLLVTGMAEQKQLIEVELYSDYKTNANQPTVGAIIEVHSTQVQIYSSQLRIHAYFTGIRYLLYNFPLTSAVVGVASNFAFLSVIVLFSYLQFIWGGLWPPDQVRVRVMIGDNTRITQRREEARKRMDRENSNKELNAPKVIGAVTDPSDFQGTDTVAEEPSKKASLIPEACEADAPDTKEEGSHDSEGPDEKEDLGAPGGFPLPEPQIETTLRQRPGPWMSL from the coding sequence ATGTATGAACATAAAGACCCACCTCAGGGGCAGCAGTCAGCGGGAGTCGGCGGAGGGACAAGCGGCCAAACCGGGAGCAGAAGCAGGCCTGTGTCTTCCGTACCAAACTCGATGGGGGCGACGATGGGACCCGCGCTGAGCTGGCTTCACGATGTGGGGGTTGGGACTCTCCTCAAGGCCCGGAGGACTCTGTTCCAGGCGGCCATCCTGTTCTGCGTCATGGGTCTGCTGCTCTGGGTGTCCATCTTCCTCTACGGGAGCTTCTACTACTCCTACATGCCCACCGTGAGCTTCTCCACCCCGGTGCACTTCAGCTACTCCTCGGGTTGTGACGCCTCGAGGCCAGGGCTCTGCTCGTTCCCCATGGCCAACATCTCCTTCATGAAGAACAACAAGGACCAGGTGATGGCGTTCGGACAGCCTTACAGGGTGTCCTTGGAGCTGGAGATGCCCGAGTCTCCAGTGAATGAGCATCTGGGGATGTTCATGGTCCGGATGTCTTCCTATGCCAAGAGTGGGCAGACGGTCGCTTCGGTGGGGAGATCTACGATGCTGCATTACCGCTCCAGCCTGCTGCAGACCCTGAGTACTCTCCTCTACGCGCCCTTACTCGTGACCGGGATGGCTGAGCAGAAGCAGCTCATAGAAGTGGAACTCTACTCTGACTACAAAACCAACGCCAATCAACCCACTGTGGGTGCCATCATCGAGGTCCACTCCACACAGGTGCAGATCTACTCCTCTCAGCTCCGGATCCATGCCTACTTCACCGGCATACGTTACCTCCTCTACAACTTCCCCCTGACGTCTGCAGTCGTCGGCGTGGCCTCCAACTTTGCCTTCCTCAGTGTCATCGTGCTCTTCAGCTATCTGCAGTTCATATGGGGGGGGCTCTGGCCTCCAGACCAGGTGAGGGTCCGGGTGATGATTGGAGACAACACCCGCATCacgcagaggagagaggaggcccGAAAGCGCATGGATCGAGAAAACTCTAACAAGGAACTTAACGCTCCTAAGGTGATCGGTGCTGTGACTGACCCGTCTGATTTCCAGGGAACTGACACGGTAGCAGAGGAGCCGTCAAAGAAGGCCTCGTTGATCCCAGAGGCCTGTGAGGCTGATGCGCCTGATACCAAGGAAGAAGGGTCTCATGACTCTGAGGGGCCCGATGAGAAAGAAGACTTGGGCGCGCCGGGTGGATTCCCGCTGCCTGAGCCACAGATTGAGACAACACTCCGTCAAAGACCTGGACCCTGGATGAGCCTGTGA